The stretch of DNA GCGGCAGCGCGGAGCTGCTGGCCGCGGAGCTGGAGGTCGGCGGCCAGGAGCAGCGGCTGCTGGCGCTGATCCTGAAGGAGAGCGAGCGGGTCAACCGCATCGTCAGCGACTTCCTCGCCTACGCCCGGCTGCGGCCGGCGGTCCGCCAGCTGGCGGAGCTGAAGCCCTTCCTGGAGGACATCGCCTTCCAGGTCCGCATGCACCAGCAGGGACGCGAGGGCCTGCGCATCGTCACCGCGATCGAACCCGACGACCTGCTGGTGCTCATGGACCCCGAGCAGATGCAGCAGGTGCTGCTGAACCTCTCGCTCAACGCCTGCGAGGCGATGGACGGCCGCGGCACGCTGACTCTGGGCGCGACGCTGGACGACGACAACTCCGTCTGCCGCCTCGTCGTCGCGGACACCGGGCCGGGCATCGCGCCGGAGGTGCGGGACACCCTGTTCCGCCCCTTCGTCACCACCAAGACCGGCGGCACCGGGCTCGGGCTGCCCGTCGTGCAGCGCATCGTCACGGCCCATGGGGGCGAGATCCTGGTCGGCGCCGCGCCGGACGGGGGCGCCGAGTTCCGCATCGACCTGCCCCTGGTGCTGGACACCGCCGGGGCCGCCGCCGCTCCCGACCTGCTCGCCGTGTAGCCGCCGTTGCATTCTGCCCCGGCC from bacterium encodes:
- a CDS encoding PAS domain-containing protein, coding for MPWALLGLLLIASAELLRRLRRARAEGRLASARERSLRTDLRNVLANLGSGLVISDRHGVIQRANPAAARILGVREEDLAGQTVADAFDEGRREFARAVVQVLAGGEAVARREILLTLPEGRQLPVGISVHPVRDEAGRQAGAVAIFQDLSEVNALRERMRENDRLAAIGELSASIAHEIRNPLGSIRGSAELLAAELEVGGQEQRLLALILKESERVNRIVSDFLAYARLRPAVRQLAELKPFLEDIAFQVRMHQQGREGLRIVTAIEPDDLLVLMDPEQMQQVLLNLSLNACEAMDGRGTLTLGATLDDDNSVCRLVVADTGPGIAPEVRDTLFRPFVTTKTGGTGLGLPVVQRIVTAHGGEILVGAAPDGGAEFRIDLPLVLDTAGAAAAPDLLAV